Genomic window (Drosophila ananassae strain 14024-0371.13 chromosome 3L, ASM1763931v2, whole genome shotgun sequence):
CcatctgaaactgaaaccAGCAGTTCGCTAGACACTCACTCACCCAACAGCAAAAATTGATGAATGAAACGGACACTCACACTAAACACACACAGGActccaaaacacacacacaaacacaacacCAACACATGCGTATATAATAATTTAGTAAAAAAAGGAACCCCAAGACGCGATAAGAGTacactaataaaaaaaagaatcaatTTATGGTAGACACTCTATAGATGCAATTGCGATTTAGTAGAAAACGtattaaaaacgaaaaaaattcaaaaaaaaaaaaaacaaacaaaaaaacaattacaCAAAAATGTCCTCAATAATTATTCATAATTTCAGCTCCGCTAACTGTGATGACTTTAATATAAGAAtcgaaaaaagaaaattaacaaaaaaaaaaagagaaaacgAGTACATACAGAGATAAATTATACGATATATAGAGAAGAACTCAGCAACTCAGCAGACAGATCAGAATCAGATTCAGAATCACAACCACACAGATACAGCCCACAGCCATAGAGGAGTTTGCCAAACACCCACAACCCACTACCCACACCCTCACACAcacgcaaaaaaacaaaacaaaaatactgacatttaaaaagtaaaaatctacaaataatttttatgcCCACGATATTGTAACGATAACGAAgtgaatagacttttaaattgCTACATAGGTGTTAGTCCTATGGACCTACTACAAACACAATGCCACTCCCACACACCCAGACACCCAGACACACACCTGTAGCTGAAAAGGAGAATAGCAGGAGGAGCAGGTAACTCAGACAGGACACTCAGACAAGCATCAACTTATGATATAAACGAAGCGAAGCGATACCAGCATACCAAACATATTTATGCGCGTAGCTATTATGTACTCGAGCaaccaacaaacaaacaaacaaccaAACAATTATGTATTATTGCGATTATATAGCATATTTAAATACGCATTGCaaacaaaaaagggaaaacagaACTCAgcaatatacaaaaaaaaaaaaaaagatgaaaagTATTTAAGCAAATTTAACGAAATGCGCATTAGTAGTTGAACTATTAGTTTTTCACTCactaacaaacaaaaaacaccacTCGACACACAACGTAGTAGAAAAGcctcaacaaaaacaaaaaacaaaaaaatatattaacaaaaaacttaaaaaaaaaaccaacctCAGGGTGCCGTCGTTTCAACGGTCACCAAAAGCAAAaagataaaaacaaaaaagaaacaggCAAGAAACCAACTATATAcacaacatatatatacaaaacaTAGACAATGTTGTCTTTTATAGggaattgttaaaaaaaaaaaacaaaaaatcgcCTCAGTTACATTTAAAAGTATTTATTGCGGGCCTGCCGCCGAGCAAGATCATGATTTTCCATTCTGATTCAGAGTTTCCGTTCAGGATGAGACTATTTAGTTGCGTGCAGATCTCTGTTGCAAGCcttgtttgttttaatttcggGAGCATAAATCGAGGCAAGTGGAGGACAGCGACTTGTTGGAAGGATTTATGTAACTTAGTATTTTATTACACGtaaactaataaaaaacaaaagcagaaGGACAGCGTTTGCCTTATAAATAATACAATGAGTTTCATTATAAGGTTTGAAGTTTTGAAGGAAAATAAAGAGATCAGCGGCACATTCATTTGCCTCTTAAAAGTAATTAACTGACAAAATACTAAATGCAACTCTGGAACTTATGTCTTAAACTATGGTGAATATTTTAACAAGTGTAACAGCGCCGGACCCAACCAGAGTCGATCAACGCCTTGTTCAAGTTCCTAGTGTGCTCTGTGGAATCGGGGTCCACCAGAACCACATAGATTAGATCGTCCTGTAAAGAACAAACCTTTTATTTGAAGTTTTCTTTAATTCTATACTGACCTACCTTGATTGATTCGATTTTGGCATAGAGTCTGCGAAAGCAGACAAGCTTGTAGAAGAAGTTAACAGCATCGGCCGACCAGGTGTGGCCCTTCCAGGGCGTAACATAGGCCAGCCGGCCAATGAAACACTGTGCCGGCAAATTGGCAAACTCCTTCATCAAGTACTTGACACCGGTGTAGCTTACGTTCATGACGTGTCCAGTGTCTATTAGCTTGACCTCAACGGGTTTCTTAGTCCCAGGACAGTGGCGCAAGACCTCCGCCCGCTGCCAGGAGCCGTTCGTGTTGGATCGCACCACGCACAGATGTCCCGTGGTCAGCAGACACAGTGGCATTATATACTTATCCGTGAGATGGCAATCGTAGAATTCTCTGACAGAAAAAATGATCAAACTTATGATTTTGACAGTCAAATATCACTTACTGCATATTGGAGTTCATGGCTTTGTAGGAATCTATATCGATATTATAAATCCAGAAGTAGAATTGGTGTGGATTGTCGACCCTCACCAGCTGGACCTCTATGCGATCATCTAAGTCAAGGGTGTCTTCCATATCGCGCTGGGGAAGTGTGAACCCGGACCGAACGGCATCTACAGGATAGTCGATATTTAAAACTCGATCGTCCTGTAAAGGAATGTACTGAAGGTATATCCATTTAGAAAAAGGAGAGATAATCATACCACAGCGTAGGCTGGGATGGCATTTTCATCCATGCCGTCGTCAGAGGAGGAGTAACCATTGCAATAATCTTCCTCGGGGATCAGTTTCTTTTCCTCTCTTGTGTCAGAGGTCTTGGGAACTTGTTTAGCTTGCTCATCCTCATCGCTCGAGGTCCAATCTAGTTTTTCAACAATACTAGCTGTAATAGCAACGGGTTCTTCAGCATCAGAGTTAAAAGGATCCTTGAGTATAATTTCTGATTCCGCATCAGATGGCTTTTCACCATCAGAGGACGGAGAGCCCGGGGACTTGGGTACACTTTTGTCATCGGGTAAACTTTCTGGGCGACTTTGTTTAGCTTCTCCAGTATCATGGACAACTTTCAGCTTTGACAAAGAATCCACAATTTCACCAATTTTGgcgttgttgctgctggccgCTGGAATTTTTGGCTTTAAAGGAATTTTGATTGGCTGTGGATGTGGAGGCCGCTGTGGGTGGAGAGGCCGCTGCGGCTGAGAACGTAGTTTATTCTGGGAAATAAGAATAGCCTGGGTAAGTTGCCTCTGTCTCTCAACTTCAATATAGTAGTTAGATAGTTGTTGCCAGCCGGCCCAAACcaaagtgtttaaattaatACAAGAAGTGGGGTTGTAGACGGGATATGACAAGTTGTTATAGTTGGGGTATTGTTGCGGATTAAAGGAGTAGTTGGGGAACATCTGGCTACTATAGTTTAAATAAGATACCAGGTCCGGCTGCATATATCCCTGATAGGGATAGTTAACAGGATATTGCAGGCGACTATAATTGGGTTGGCAGGACACGGCTACTTGTGGCTGATAGCTCGACCTCGGGGTCGGTCTGGCACTCAGGATGCCAGGCTTTTCGTTTATAAAGACCATATCAGATCTCTGGTTACTCTGGTAGTGGAATCTGTGGTTTCTGCGATTTCCTGGCCCTCTTTTGTAGCTCGGCTTCTTTTGTTGCTGGACAAACTTTTGAATGTGCTCCGACTTGGTTGAGGCAACTGCCCTCACGATGGCACTGAACCCACTGCCTGTAACCTGTTAAATAGACATCATTAAAAT
Coding sequences:
- the LOC6494221 gene encoding tudor domain-containing protein 5 isoform X1; translation: MEDQYSRSYVKTVLHSLVVSSPIFMTIDKLQRDYRTEEGCNVPFARLGYKSLEGFLLDLPDTFSVTGSGFSAIVRAVASTKSEHIQKFVQQQKKPSYKRGPGNRRNHRFHYQSNQRSDMVFINEKPGILSARPTPRSSYQPQVAVSCQPNYSRLQYPVNYPYQGYMQPDLVSYLNYSSQMFPNYSFNPQQYPNYNNLSYPVYNPTSCINLNTLVWAGWQQLSNYYIEVERQRQLTQAILISQNKLRSQPQRPLHPQRPPHPQPIKIPLKPKIPAASSNNAKIGEIVDSLSKLKVVHDTGEAKQSRPESLPDDKSVPKSPGSPSSDGEKPSDAESEIILKDPFNSDAEEPVAITASIVEKLDWTSSDEDEQAKQVPKTSDTREEKKLIPEEDYCNGYSSSDDGMDENAIPAYAVDDRVLNIDYPVDAVRSGFTLPQRDMEDTLDLDDRIEVQLVRVDNPHQFYFWIYNIDIDSYKAMNSNMQEFYDCHLTDKYIMPLCLLTTGHLCVVRSNTNGSWQRAEVLRHCPGTKKPVEVKLIDTGHVMNVSYTGVKYLMKEFANLPAQCFIGRLAYVTPWKGHTWSADAVNFFYKLVCFRRLYAKIESIKDDLIYVVLVDPDSTEHTRNLNKALIDSGWVRRCYTC
- the LOC6494221 gene encoding tudor domain-containing protein 5 isoform X2, with amino-acid sequence MEDQYSRSYVKTVLHSLVVSSPIFMTIDKLQRDYRTEEGCNVPFARLGYKSLEGFLLDLPDTFSVTGSGFSAIVRAVASTKSEHIQKFVQQQKKPSYKRGPGNRRNHRFHYQSNQRSDMVFINEKPGILSARPTPRSSYQPQVAVSCQPNYSRLQYPVNYPYQGYMQPDLNKLRSQPQRPLHPQRPPHPQPIKIPLKPKIPAASSNNAKIGEIVDSLSKLKVVHDTGEAKQSRPESLPDDKSVPKSPGSPSSDGEKPSDAESEIILKDPFNSDAEEPVAITASIVEKLDWTSSDEDEQAKQVPKTSDTREEKKLIPEEDYCNGYSSSDDGMDENAIPAYAVDDRVLNIDYPVDAVRSGFTLPQRDMEDTLDLDDRIEVQLVRVDNPHQFYFWIYNIDIDSYKAMNSNMQEFYDCHLTDKYIMPLCLLTTGHLCVVRSNTNGSWQRAEVLRHCPGTKKPVEVKLIDTGHVMNVSYTGVKYLMKEFANLPAQCFIGRLAYVTPWKGHTWSADAVNFFYKLVCFRRLYAKIESIKDDLIYVVLVDPDSTEHTRNLNKALIDSGWVRRCYTC